A region from the Thermoplasmatales archaeon genome encodes:
- a CDS encoding Rieske iron-sulfur protein SoxL2 — MVDVFSERFIYYVFMKKSNSWIIMDSKKDEKVDNDKRKLLKLFGLSAGALAIGSLSAERFFVPQSRNQPVLSSYPRAILVDPEDNPILASQIPYANESTSSYPIMVFNYPLQDEPNILVRLRGITIPGGVGPNSDITAYSGICQHLGCIAPLMRYNPAKNIPFEAKLIGYTPENWPSYGLIYCKCHGSQYDPTKGHDNLYNNGPAPSPANHSLPQVTLEYEPSTDYIYATGMNSLNAVIRTHLWQPNGETYGSEVQEENLSGGTALTLYQGSTSLYKATVVSSSNGPWPGNY, encoded by the coding sequence ATGGTAGACGTATTTTCGGAAAGATTTATTTATTATGTATTTATGAAGAAAAGCAATAGTTGGATTATAATGGATTCCAAAAAAGATGAAAAGGTAGACAATGACAAAAGGAAGCTGCTGAAACTTTTTGGGCTGTCTGCTGGCGCCTTAGCGATAGGATCACTCTCCGCAGAGAGATTCTTTGTTCCGCAATCCCGTAACCAGCCGGTTTTGTCATCTTATCCACGGGCTATACTTGTAGATCCGGAGGATAATCCAATACTCGCCAGCCAGATCCCGTACGCAAACGAGAGTACGAGTTCATACCCAATCATGGTCTTCAACTACCCGCTTCAGGACGAACCAAACATACTGGTCCGCCTGAGAGGTATTACCATTCCTGGTGGGGTTGGACCCAACAGTGATATCACGGCATACAGTGGGATATGCCAGCATCTCGGATGCATAGCTCCACTGATGAGATACAACCCCGCAAAGAATATACCGTTCGAGGCGAAACTTATAGGGTATACGCCAGAGAACTGGCCCTCCTATGGACTTATTTACTGCAAGTGCCACGGCAGCCAGTATGATCCCACGAAGGGTCACGATAACCTCTACAACAATGGACCCGCGCCAAGCCCTGCAAATCATTCCTTGCCCCAGGTTACCCTTGAATATGAACCTTCCACAGATTACATATATGCCACTGGAATGAATTCCTTAAATGCTGTAATAAGAACGCACCTTTGGCAACCCAATGGTGAAACGTATGGATCCGAGGTTCAGGAGGAAAATCTATCCGGTGGAACAGCGCTCACATTATACCAGGGAAGCACGTCATTGTACAAAGCGACAGTTGTCTCAAGCTCAAATGGACCGTGGCCTGGAAACTACTAA
- a CDS encoding cytochrome b6, with product MDEKNDYNLINALEEDESPPGSYKISLRSVTKKEFRIDYWTGSFLMTCLIYLAVSGILLFYYFQQGNPYGSTQEIINGVYFGRLLLTSHLFMAYAMVIIVYVHMFRNYFVGAYKGRFRWLQWMLGVLLFILVYVEAVLGYLLSETYIGVSALHVMELLVEESVIGRLMPALSNWLIALLIGNASTASTVGHLLALHVAIIGGLILLIAFLHFFLFEKSGPFNLSDKKEKKVEKKYYPWYPVNLIYTVFTSLIFIAIILMFSAFFMQVLPPAYGSLLYGLTPFPDWYIMPVYKLMDLAGYGLTTGGVPLVTFFFISLLFIPFIDRYKSKGALERPMITVFGVFYIIALFVMGLWGYSQPGLTQTRLLTMAMWWGITMVSVLTVYAMRFAKRDLVKHEN from the coding sequence ATGGATGAAAAAAACGACTATAACCTGATAAATGCGCTGGAGGAGGATGAATCACCACCCGGCTCATACAAGATTTCTCTGCGTTCGGTAACTAAAAAGGAATTCAGGATAGATTACTGGACTGGGTCGTTCCTGATGACCTGCCTGATCTATCTCGCTGTTTCGGGTATCCTACTGTTCTATTATTTTCAACAGGGTAACCCATATGGATCAACACAGGAAATAATCAATGGCGTATATTTTGGGCGGCTCCTCCTGACATCGCACCTGTTCATGGCTTACGCCATGGTGATTATAGTATACGTGCACATGTTCAGGAATTACTTCGTTGGAGCTTATAAGGGAAGATTCAGGTGGCTTCAGTGGATGCTTGGAGTACTGCTGTTCATACTTGTATATGTAGAGGCAGTGCTGGGATACCTTCTTTCTGAAACTTACATAGGAGTTTCTGCCTTGCACGTTATGGAGCTTCTTGTGGAGGAGAGTGTTATAGGCAGGCTAATGCCGGCACTTTCCAACTGGCTCATTGCCCTGCTCATCGGGAATGCCTCCACTGCATCTACCGTCGGGCATCTTCTTGCACTGCATGTTGCAATCATCGGCGGTCTGATATTGCTTATAGCTTTCCTGCATTTCTTCCTCTTCGAGAAGTCTGGTCCGTTCAACCTTTCCGATAAGAAGGAAAAGAAAGTGGAGAAGAAATACTATCCATGGTACCCGGTCAACCTCATCTATACTGTTTTCACATCACTGATATTCATTGCAATAATCCTAATGTTTTCAGCATTTTTCATGCAGGTTCTTCCACCGGCATACGGTTCTCTTTTATACGGTCTTACCCCTTTTCCTGATTGGTACATAATGCCGGTTTACAAGCTCATGGATCTTGCAGGATATGGCCTGACAACGGGAGGTGTTCCTCTTGTGACCTTTTTCTTCATTTCTCTTCTTTTCATACCATTTATCGATCGCTACAAATCTAAGGGGGCATTGGAGAGGCCAATGATAACTGTATTCGGTGTTTTCTATATTATAGCTCTATTCGTAATGGGTCTATGGGGTTATTCCCAGCCCGGTCTTACACAGACCCGCCTTCTAACCATGGCGATGTGGTGGGGCATAACAATGGTATCTGTCTTAACGGTATATGCCATGAGATTTGCTAAAAGGGATCTGGTGAAACATGAAAATTAA
- a CDS encoding putative ATP-dependent RNA helicase, which yields MTTFEEFNLKQELNEALNKINFTTPTEVQEKAIPLALAGKDIVVKSKTGTGKTGAFLVPIIQMLNAKDKMAASIVVPTRELAIQVFNVVQKLTAGSKLKGSLVYGGASINVQIDSLRRLPNIVVGTPGRIIDLMERGELRVNQTKILVLDEADMMLDLGFMEDVEYIMSVMPKEKQVMLFSATMPERIVKLSKRYMENPQYLNISADKELTVNSISHKYAMSKRSAKLETLFTYISEFKPKKSIIFSDTKRNADYLYNALVRQGYKATVMHGDLRQAQREKALQEFRRNAQFLVATNVAARGLDITGISDIINYDTPSEPYVYVHRVGRSARMGADGSAFSIVSPDEMTLIRDIEHSVKIRMKCIELDSQISQEVSLEMADYKPRRSENRDSDHRNHSDRGRRGGNGGYGHNSYQGRTHSGHRSNSYERPYPGE from the coding sequence ATGACAACTTTCGAAGAATTTAACCTAAAACAGGAACTAAACGAAGCGCTAAACAAGATTAACTTCACCACTCCCACAGAGGTACAGGAAAAGGCAATCCCGCTGGCTCTTGCCGGTAAGGATATAGTAGTGAAGTCCAAAACCGGAACGGGAAAGACGGGAGCATTTTTGGTACCGATAATTCAGATGCTCAATGCCAAGGATAAGATGGCAGCCTCTATTGTTGTTCCGACGAGGGAACTTGCGATACAGGTTTTCAATGTAGTTCAAAAATTGACGGCAGGCTCTAAACTGAAAGGATCACTGGTTTACGGAGGTGCATCCATTAATGTTCAGATCGATTCGCTAAGGAGGCTTCCCAATATAGTGGTTGGGACCCCCGGCAGGATAATAGATCTTATGGAGAGGGGAGAACTGAGAGTGAACCAGACTAAGATACTCGTTCTCGACGAGGCAGACATGATGCTGGACCTTGGCTTCATGGAGGATGTTGAATACATAATGTCTGTAATGCCAAAGGAAAAACAGGTAATGCTGTTCTCTGCGACCATGCCTGAAAGAATAGTCAAGCTGTCCAAGAGATACATGGAAAACCCACAATACCTGAACATAAGCGCCGACAAGGAGCTTACCGTGAACTCAATTTCACATAAATATGCAATGTCAAAGCGTTCTGCAAAACTTGAGACTCTCTTTACATATATCAGTGAATTCAAACCAAAGAAGTCAATCATATTCTCAGACACGAAGAGAAACGCGGATTATCTTTACAATGCTCTGGTGAGACAGGGATACAAAGCTACTGTAATGCACGGAGACCTCAGGCAGGCACAGAGGGAGAAGGCATTGCAGGAATTCAGGAGAAATGCCCAGTTTCTAGTTGCGACAAATGTTGCCGCAAGGGGACTCGACATAACCGGAATATCAGATATTATCAACTACGATACACCATCGGAGCCTTACGTTTACGTTCACCGTGTTGGCAGATCGGCAAGGATGGGTGCAGATGGATCGGCCTTTTCCATAGTTAGCCCTGATGAGATGACATTGATCCGGGATATTGAGCACTCAGTTAAGATCAGGATGAAGTGTATTGAACTGGATTCCCAGATAAGCCAGGAAGTCTCTCTCGAAATGGCAGATTATAAGCCAAGGCGTTCTGAGAACAGGGATTCCGATCACAGGAACCACTCAGACAGGGGAAGGCGTGGAGGAAATGGGGGCTACGGACATAACTCCTACCAGGGAAGAACGCACAGCGGGCATAGATCTAACAGTTATGAAAGGCCGTATCCTGGCGAGTAG
- a CDS encoding putative ABC transporter ATP-binding protein: protein MIEITELRKVYGDGTIALDGINASIDRRIAAVIGRNGAGKTTMMRILSTQLAPTSGTVSIDGLDVMKRTAEVRRKIASIPQEATPIGILTPIEHVTLYLLARNFSHHDARREALDALDNLGIREYKDKPADTLSGGTKRKIFVAMAIASNADTVFLDEPTTGLDPVSRMEVWSSIRKLEGNIIVTTHYMEEAEELSQEVFLVDRGIIIEKGEVKTLLARFDGKLRAESYSPIEGAMQISNTYVKYIQSGEVQKYAALGCTIKRITLDDIFINRGVDIES, encoded by the coding sequence ATGATAGAAATTACAGAATTGAGGAAAGTCTACGGTGATGGAACAATAGCTCTGGATGGAATCAATGCCAGTATAGACCGTAGAATCGCTGCAGTTATTGGCAGGAACGGAGCAGGCAAGACAACGATGATGAGGATACTCTCCACTCAACTCGCACCGACCTCCGGAACTGTTTCCATAGACGGCCTGGATGTTATGAAGCGGACTGCAGAAGTGAGGAGGAAAATTGCAAGCATACCACAGGAGGCAACCCCCATAGGCATTCTGACACCTATTGAACACGTTACACTTTACCTCCTTGCGAGAAATTTCTCCCATCATGATGCAAGGAGAGAGGCACTTGATGCTCTTGACAACCTCGGGATAAGGGAATATAAGGATAAGCCGGCAGATACGCTGTCAGGTGGAACAAAGAGGAAGATCTTTGTTGCAATGGCCATTGCATCCAATGCAGACACAGTATTCCTTGATGAGCCAACTACCGGCCTTGATCCGGTATCAAGAATGGAAGTCTGGTCTTCGATAAGAAAGCTGGAAGGGAACATAATAGTCACCACACACTATATGGAGGAGGCCGAGGAACTTTCGCAGGAAGTTTTCCTCGTCGACCGGGGAATAATAATTGAAAAAGGAGAGGTCAAGACCTTGCTGGCACGCTTCGATGGAAAACTTAGGGCTGAAAGCTATTCTCCCATTGAAGGTGCCATGCAGATTTCAAACACATATGTGAAATATATTCAGAGCGGAGAAGTGCAGAAATATGCTGCCCTGGGGTGTACAATAAAGAGAATAACGCTGGATGATATTTTCATAAACAGAGGTGTAGACATTGAATCCTAA
- a CDS encoding putative glutamine amidotransferase, protein MFGIVGDFQEAFPDLFNAIQDVARHDPLLEMSGTEPPRHSDGWGYASSSSGSLVHFRTASPIYNSGPIKPENGFFIAHARKASPSEPLGAANSHPYHASDETMEVYLAHNGAFEKRGIADIIGVKEAADQTDSEFFLQLMMMQKGTLMQRLEDALEIIRRHRLLTGTPNLIVLGIRKDNGMPELLYYTAAPNSGVYTEYNHLYHVRGNGWTGVFSSSITGSEFFPEDTEKEVVRTGVILSLDTRMATKSK, encoded by the coding sequence ATGTTTGGAATCGTAGGTGATTTTCAGGAGGCTTTCCCGGATCTTTTCAACGCTATTCAGGATGTGGCAAGGCACGACCCCCTCCTTGAAATGTCGGGCACTGAACCACCACGACATTCGGATGGCTGGGGTTACGCAAGTTCATCGTCAGGCAGCTTGGTTCATTTCAGGACAGCTAGTCCCATTTATAACTCTGGACCAATAAAGCCAGAAAATGGCTTCTTCATTGCTCATGCAAGGAAAGCCTCTCCTTCGGAACCTCTTGGCGCGGCAAACTCCCATCCATATCACGCATCTGACGAGACCATGGAAGTTTACCTTGCACATAATGGCGCTTTTGAGAAGAGGGGAATTGCAGATATTATCGGAGTAAAAGAAGCAGCGGATCAGACGGACAGTGAATTCTTCCTGCAACTTATGATGATGCAAAAGGGAACTCTGATGCAACGCCTTGAGGATGCTTTGGAAATTATCAGGCGACACAGGTTGCTCACCGGGACACCGAACCTCATAGTGCTGGGAATCAGGAAAGATAATGGGATGCCTGAGTTGCTCTATTACACTGCGGCCCCAAACTCAGGGGTATATACTGAATATAACCACCTTTACCATGTGCGAGGAAATGGATGGACTGGAGTGTTTTCATCCAGCATAACAGGTTCGGAATTTTTTCCGGAAGATACAGAAAAGGAAGTGGTAAGAACCGGGGTAATACTTTCGTTAGACACCCGAATGGCAACGAAAAGCAAGTGA
- a CDS encoding Type I restriction-modification system methyltransferase subunit, whose translation MSIKVKGERTIGRLIKGDVLDRSTVNEIKYRRTFGVHLTSMRIFNDYILPKIEGKLHDYIWVDLYCGEGNLILPLLNNLPADQREHFFERRIFLFDIQEKMVENTIENAISYGIPRQVAEKNVQVWDTLREFPASVRENRHNVYHLTNPPYLYVGYIAKHKENSGQLKYFTGTNSGLQDLYQLAMMNDLRNEIGQMVYIIPSNFLFGHSVSSLIRQSFLKYYSITEAIIFERKIFENTGTNVVICFFQRTSIPNKTLEFHAVKINSGSTIRKYKLSEKNNYRAGDEFEEYVKANRKNVLKVSYYLTLQEIEANKGKNRVVLLDSKEYTGSKYVSKEFFVNDKLLSKIKSNPLFIRTVDTGGVEGKAGLYSIQDVFNTDGIFVSGNTYRTSPIQVFIEPTLSAGQSIEIQALFNRVLNELRESTDSEFMTTYKYSENGKYTRKYLGLSQAKKILETLQPLMNNRNQ comes from the coding sequence TTGAGCATAAAAGTTAAAGGAGAACGGACTATTGGCAGGTTAATAAAAGGTGATGTTCTGGATCGCTCTACGGTGAATGAAATCAAGTATAGAAGAACTTTTGGCGTACACCTTACTTCCATGAGAATATTCAACGATTACATTCTTCCAAAGATCGAGGGAAAGCTGCATGATTATATCTGGGTCGACCTCTATTGCGGCGAGGGAAACCTAATCCTGCCTTTGTTGAATAACCTACCAGCAGACCAAAGGGAGCATTTCTTCGAGCGCAGAATTTTCCTTTTCGATATTCAAGAGAAGATGGTTGAGAATACTATCGAAAATGCGATCAGCTATGGAATCCCCAGGCAAGTGGCAGAGAAGAATGTTCAAGTGTGGGATACATTGAGAGAATTTCCAGCATCCGTGAGAGAAAATCGCCATAACGTATACCATTTAACAAATCCGCCATACTTGTATGTTGGATATATTGCAAAACATAAGGAAAATAGTGGTCAGTTGAAGTACTTCACCGGAACCAATTCCGGCCTGCAGGATTTATATCAGCTAGCAATGATGAACGACCTGAGAAATGAGATCGGACAAATGGTCTACATTATCCCATCTAATTTCCTATTTGGGCATTCAGTTTCCAGCCTGATCAGGCAGTCATTTCTCAAGTATTACTCTATAACAGAAGCCATAATCTTTGAAAGAAAGATATTTGAAAACACCGGAACAAACGTGGTAATCTGCTTCTTTCAAAGGACCAGTATACCGAACAAAACGTTGGAATTTCACGCGGTGAAGATAAATTCTGGATCAACGATACGCAAGTATAAGCTTTCTGAAAAAAATAACTATAGGGCAGGCGACGAATTTGAAGAGTACGTCAAGGCAAACAGGAAGAATGTTTTGAAAGTCAGCTATTATTTGACTTTGCAGGAGATAGAGGCAAACAAAGGGAAAAATAGAGTTGTCCTTTTGGACTCCAAAGAGTATACGGGGAGTAAGTATGTATCAAAGGAGTTTTTTGTTAATGACAAGCTGCTATCGAAAATAAAGTCCAATCCATTGTTCATAAGGACTGTGGATACCGGAGGAGTGGAGGGGAAGGCTGGCCTCTACTCGATTCAGGATGTTTTCAATACTGACGGGATTTTTGTTAGTGGAAACACTTACAGAACAAGTCCCATACAAGTATTCATCGAGCCCACTCTATCTGCAGGTCAATCAATAGAGATTCAAGCCCTCTTTAACAGAGTTCTTAATGAACTCCGTGAAAGCACGGATAGCGAATTCATGACAACCTACAAATATAGCGAAAATGGGAAATATACAAGAAAGTACCTGGGCTTGAGCCAGGCAAAGAAAATCCTTGAAACTCTCCAACCTTTGATGAATAACAGGAATCAATAA
- the rps3ae_1 gene encoding 30S ribosomal protein S3Ae: MATEKGQKKGKDKWKEKSWYTLVAPNYLGGKELTLTPANGEKDMIGRNIEVPVSDFTGNFKRSSAKITFRVVSCQGTKCDTMFLGHSISDDYIRRMVRRRKERIDMITNIQSTDGFRLAVKIVVVTDGKLTSSKRATIRKVTEDFLHEKTNTMNFQDLSRYIIGEDIANEIVEAAKDVYPIKKIEIRKSEVLGIGTEVESHPEPAPEAPPETVS, encoded by the coding sequence ATGGCAACGGAAAAGGGTCAAAAGAAGGGAAAGGACAAGTGGAAAGAGAAATCATGGTATACTCTTGTTGCACCAAATTATCTGGGTGGCAAGGAGCTCACGCTTACTCCAGCAAACGGAGAGAAAGACATGATTGGAAGGAACATAGAGGTTCCTGTTTCTGACTTTACCGGCAACTTCAAAAGATCAAGCGCAAAGATAACATTCAGGGTTGTATCGTGCCAGGGAACTAAATGCGACACCATGTTCCTCGGTCACAGCATAAGCGATGATTACATAAGAAGAATGGTGAGAAGGAGGAAAGAGCGCATCGACATGATTACCAACATTCAGTCAACAGATGGCTTCAGGTTGGCGGTTAAGATTGTAGTAGTAACTGATGGAAAACTCACGAGTTCAAAGAGGGCTACAATCAGGAAGGTCACTGAAGATTTCCTTCATGAAAAGACCAACACCATGAATTTTCAGGATCTTTCGAGATATATAATCGGCGAGGACATTGCCAACGAAATAGTCGAAGCAGCTAAGGACGTTTACCCGATCAAGAAGATAGAGATCAGGAAATCTGAAGTTCTTGGTATTGGAACTGAAGTAGAATCTCATCCGGAACCAGCGCCTGAGGCCCCCCCAGAGACTGTTTCCTGA
- the livG_4 gene encoding putative branched-chain amino acid transport ATP-binding protein LivG, which translates to MEKILHIIRYTIGLSQGQTKPYNGRNTLLSSSFFRKILWVFGPLIFSFKYISRKKWALYAVVTAAIVSTIARLYVPLLIGDSVTSIENLNLAGLENFAILIVIVTAASSVFQFVVNYGSQFLGQTYSFNLRNNVFEHLVRKNFTFFENQTTGDLLSRTTMDIEASRNFITSTLSQLIPTIFMIAFGLYFLLTINTLYAAVFALSVPIMIYIGMVFQRKQRLHWKNIRNFYGRMNEELQENIIGQRVVRGFSAEETEITKFQNTTDSYYREYVQVAKLRGFYNNLLPLVLSAAATIILIYGGYFSMLSGVTVGPLVAAINIFTLVSPSVSSMGRLIVFSENARAGIQRINEIISEENIENVERVENSGGPTDLSFENVTFYRGKRKILDSVSFSISKGEFVSITGRTASGKSTLVNLISRFYEPDSGFITIGGVDIRNIQLSELRQVVSVVPQEITLLSGTIRENIAYGSPGASMDDIKSAAENASISGFIEGLPEGYDTVVGERGITLSGGQKQRVAVARAILAKPGILILDDATSSVDPETELEMFRQIKRRLSGMTIINVTHRHSALKYADRILKLERGSVILLHGDSGQSFPESETQAARDGVS; encoded by the coding sequence ATGGAAAAAATTTTACACATTATCAGATATACCATCGGGTTAAGCCAAGGCCAAACCAAGCCATACAATGGGAGAAATACGCTTTTGTCTTCAAGCTTTTTCAGGAAAATATTGTGGGTATTCGGTCCCCTAATATTCAGTTTCAAGTATATCTCAAGAAAGAAATGGGCACTTTATGCAGTTGTAACTGCAGCGATAGTCTCGACCATTGCAAGGCTCTACGTTCCGCTCTTGATTGGAGATTCTGTAACGTCCATTGAAAACCTCAATCTTGCCGGATTAGAGAATTTCGCTATCCTCATTGTTATTGTTACTGCTGCGTCCTCTGTTTTCCAGTTCGTAGTTAACTATGGTTCGCAGTTCCTCGGCCAGACTTATTCTTTCAACCTGAGGAATAATGTATTTGAGCATCTCGTCAGGAAAAACTTTACCTTCTTCGAGAACCAGACAACGGGGGACCTTCTGTCAAGGACGACCATGGATATCGAGGCATCAAGGAACTTCATAACATCCACTCTTTCGCAACTGATCCCTACAATTTTTATGATTGCCTTCGGGTTATATTTCCTTCTGACAATAAATACACTATATGCGGCAGTCTTCGCACTGTCAGTGCCGATCATGATCTATATTGGCATGGTATTCCAGAGAAAACAACGCCTGCACTGGAAGAATATCAGGAACTTTTATGGCAGAATGAATGAGGAACTGCAGGAGAACATTATCGGGCAGAGAGTAGTCAGAGGGTTTTCTGCAGAGGAAACGGAAATAACAAAATTCCAGAACACTACCGACAGCTATTACCGGGAATATGTTCAGGTTGCTAAACTGAGGGGGTTTTATAACAATCTCCTTCCTCTTGTCCTGAGCGCGGCTGCAACAATTATACTGATTTACGGAGGATACTTCTCCATGTTATCCGGAGTGACTGTGGGGCCACTCGTTGCAGCAATAAATATCTTCACACTAGTCAGTCCATCCGTAAGCTCAATGGGTCGACTCATAGTTTTCTCTGAAAATGCGAGAGCAGGAATACAGAGAATAAATGAGATAATTTCAGAAGAAAACATTGAAAATGTTGAAAGAGTCGAAAATTCAGGGGGACCCACAGACCTGTCATTTGAAAACGTCACGTTTTATCGAGGGAAGAGGAAGATCCTTGATTCTGTAAGCTTTTCAATCTCTAAGGGAGAATTTGTCAGTATAACTGGGAGAACTGCATCGGGAAAGAGTACACTGGTGAACCTGATATCAAGGTTCTATGAACCTGACTCAGGATTCATAACAATTGGCGGGGTTGACATCCGGAATATCCAGCTAAGCGAGCTGCGGCAGGTAGTGTCGGTAGTTCCTCAGGAAATAACCCTCCTATCCGGGACTATAAGGGAAAACATAGCCTATGGATCTCCAGGGGCCTCAATGGACGATATCAAATCAGCAGCGGAAAACGCCAGCATATCCGGTTTCATTGAAGGCCTCCCGGAAGGGTATGATACTGTTGTCGGTGAACGGGGAATAACGCTTTCCGGTGGACAGAAGCAGAGGGTAGCTGTAGCCCGGGCGATACTTGCAAAACCGGGGATACTTATCCTCGATGATGCAACCTCCAGTGTGGATCCCGAGACGGAACTGGAAATGTTCAGGCAAATAAAGCGACGACTTAGCGGGATGACAATCATAAACGTAACACACAGGCATTCCGCTCTGAAATACGCTGACAGAATACTCAAGCTGGAAAGGGGGTCGGTCATCCTCCTGCATGGGGATTCGGGTCAATCGTTTCCAGAAAGCGAAACACAAGCTGCCAGGGATGGTGTCAGTTAA
- the livG_5 gene encoding putative branched-chain amino acid transport ATP-binding protein LivG, with product MPKLQTYDETEDQYFGKINTRGSLKRLVRDIFSYKKYSRQVVASVLVTAVAGTLYPLSLGLAINSILSRNLQGLIFFGLMFLVLYIVQFFSNRIRTIASTRVAQSTIKGLRDRALANLQKVPLQFFGNVKTGYLISRITNDGEALSEFLTFQLPQVISGIATVIVSISIMLYLDWRLTMYALIVIPVLIGFTFAIQPKVRRNYLGTRRTIAAITGNLSENINAIRLIKSFNTEDRTAKQFSELNRNNYRSNMKAQRLSSIYGSIIRVIEALGITIVLIAGGIQLVSGMVTIGIMVAFVVYLQEFFDPVVQLSQTYTSYQSAMVGVGRIYAIIDTSGEAKSFRGSMVAEFNHSIDMREVSYAYTEEKALDSVTLSIPKGTKIGIVGHTGAGKTTLSNILLKFFDVNSGSLTIDGTELRSIETSSFRKLIAPVLQEQFLFRGSIYDNIIFNRPEISKSSIDNMCVLFGFDRIFSGLDHGMETNIGEMGRNLSEGQRQAVSILRALIREPEILIMDEPTSQIDPESESVIMKALSKYLSGKTLILITHRFSMISLVDNIVVLDHGKKVEEGKFSDLMKSGGTFSRLYRIQAGLQ from the coding sequence ATGCCAAAACTCCAGACATATGACGAGACGGAGGACCAGTATTTTGGAAAGATAAACACTCGTGGGAGCCTCAAACGGCTTGTACGTGACATCTTTTCCTATAAGAAGTACAGCAGGCAGGTTGTCGCCTCCGTTCTGGTTACAGCTGTTGCCGGAACCCTTTATCCGCTTTCTCTTGGTCTCGCAATAAACAGCATATTGTCGAGAAACCTGCAAGGCCTGATTTTCTTCGGCTTAATGTTCCTGGTGCTGTATATTGTCCAGTTCTTTTCAAACCGCATCAGGACAATAGCTTCCACGAGAGTCGCACAATCAACCATAAAGGGACTCAGGGACAGGGCACTTGCAAACCTCCAGAAAGTTCCGCTGCAATTTTTTGGCAACGTGAAGACCGGATACCTGATAAGCAGGATAACCAACGACGGTGAGGCTCTGAGTGAATTCCTTACCTTTCAGCTCCCCCAGGTTATTTCCGGCATTGCAACAGTGATTGTGTCCATTTCGATAATGCTCTATCTTGACTGGAGACTGACCATGTATGCCCTGATTGTGATTCCGGTATTGATAGGCTTTACGTTTGCAATCCAGCCAAAGGTCAGGAGAAATTATCTCGGAACCAGGAGAACAATTGCAGCCATAACCGGAAATCTCAGTGAGAACATTAATGCAATAAGGTTGATCAAGTCATTCAACACTGAGGATCGCACAGCAAAACAGTTCAGCGAGTTGAACAGGAACAATTACCGGTCAAACATGAAGGCACAGAGGCTCTCCTCAATATACGGATCGATTATAAGGGTGATAGAGGCTCTGGGGATAACCATAGTGCTCATTGCCGGGGGTATCCAGCTTGTGTCCGGCATGGTTACCATAGGAATAATGGTGGCATTTGTGGTATATCTGCAGGAATTCTTTGATCCAGTCGTACAGCTATCACAGACTTACACTTCATACCAGTCTGCGATGGTGGGTGTCGGCAGGATTTATGCCATAATTGATACCAGTGGGGAAGCAAAAAGTTTCAGAGGAAGCATGGTGGCAGAATTCAACCACTCAATAGATATGCGAGAAGTGTCGTACGCATACACGGAGGAAAAAGCCCTCGATTCGGTAACTCTGTCTATACCAAAGGGCACAAAAATAGGTATAGTAGGGCACACTGGGGCGGGGAAGACAACCCTTAGCAATATACTCTTGAAGTTTTTTGATGTGAACAGTGGCTCGCTCACAATCGACGGGACAGAACTGAGGTCAATTGAAACTTCATCTTTCAGGAAGCTCATAGCTCCGGTTCTGCAGGAACAGTTCCTGTTCAGGGGCTCAATCTATGACAACATAATATTCAACAGGCCCGAAATAAGCAAGAGCAGCATTGACAACATGTGTGTATTATTCGGGTTCGACAGAATTTTTTCAGGGCTCGATCATGGCATGGAGACTAACATCGGGGAAATGGGAAGAAATCTTTCCGAGGGGCAACGCCAGGCAGTCTCAATATTGAGGGCATTGATCCGTGAACCGGAAATATTAATTATGGATGAGCCAACCTCACAGATTGATCCGGAATCTGAGAGTGTAATAATGAAGGCACTTTCGAAATATCTCAGTGGCAAGACACTGATCCTGATAACGCACAGGTTCAGCATGATTTCTCTTGTGGACAATATAGTAGTTCTGGATCACGGTAAAAAGGTAGAAGAGGGGAAATTCAGCGATCTTATGAAATCCGGCGGAACCTTCTCACGCCTCTACCGTATCCAGGCAGGCCTGCAGTGA